A single window of Archangium gephyra DNA harbors:
- a CDS encoding type VI secretion system protein IglI family protein — MAESAKSLPPSPLQRQLLEKLLDAEAPDLESSDDRLEKVNGLVSKSAYLDAARAAEALLRQGLYDVRLVGPYLLGLFIEGGLEAMPVVFQGLSRTLLINWQYFGPRERKDVFADGGLRWMLKVLNKHLEHHERLKDETWQRWSAPTNREPLEQALTLSEEIFSAFARAMPRNGCEAPFRRLTQWLEGHLQSLPAPASEEEPEPEHEEAPAEVEEESRAPARPAASARSAPASAVPTMPVSPALAQLMLKLAAFDTLVARQDFQRASVVAADVMNVVEHFDPRVYLPALFSRFFAGLSTNAEQVEPLLQSTETLSFRALDQLYRVDLETFLAQGTGEGE; from the coding sequence ATGGCTGAGTCCGCGAAGTCCCTTCCTCCTTCTCCGCTCCAGCGCCAGCTGCTGGAAAAACTCCTGGATGCCGAGGCGCCAGACCTCGAGAGCTCGGATGACCGGCTGGAGAAGGTCAACGGCCTGGTGTCCAAGAGCGCCTACCTCGATGCGGCGCGGGCCGCCGAGGCGCTGCTGCGGCAGGGCCTCTACGACGTGCGGCTGGTGGGCCCCTACCTCCTCGGCCTCTTCATCGAGGGAGGCCTGGAGGCCATGCCCGTCGTCTTCCAGGGGCTCTCCCGCACGCTGCTGATCAACTGGCAGTACTTCGGGCCGCGCGAGCGCAAGGACGTCTTCGCCGACGGAGGCCTGCGCTGGATGCTCAAGGTGCTCAACAAGCACCTCGAGCACCACGAGCGCCTCAAGGACGAGACGTGGCAGCGCTGGAGCGCGCCCACCAACCGCGAGCCCCTGGAGCAGGCGCTCACGCTCAGCGAGGAGATCTTCTCCGCGTTCGCCAGGGCGATGCCGCGCAACGGCTGTGAGGCTCCGTTCCGCCGCCTCACCCAGTGGTTGGAAGGCCATCTGCAGTCGTTGCCTGCTCCGGCTTCCGAGGAAGAGCCCGAGCCGGAGCACGAGGAAGCACCCGCGGAGGTGGAGGAGGAGTCCCGGGCACCGGCGCGGCCCGCCGCGTCCGCGCGTTCCGCTCCCGCCTCGGCCGTTCCCACCATGCCTGTGTCTCCCGCGTTGGCCCAGCTGATGCTCAAGCTGGCCGCGTTCGACACCCTCGTCGCGCGTCAGGACTTCCAGCGGGCCAGCGTGGTGGCGGCCGACGTGATGAACGTGGTGGAGCACTTCGATCCTCGCGTGTACCTGCCCGCGCTCTTCTCCCGCTTCTTCGCCGGGCTCAGCACGAACGCGGAGCAGGTGGAGCCGCTGCTGCAGAGCACCGAGACGCTGTCCTTCCGTGCGCTGGATCAGCTCTACCGGGTGGATCTGGAGACCTTCCTCGCGCAGGGCACGGGGGAAGGGGAGTAG
- a CDS encoding DUF4280 domain-containing protein, whose product MGVQVVMGAMLQCSFGAAPSSMVVLPTNKILATTPAANIMDNKPMLNIMPFGVCTSMANPMVAAATAAAMGVLTPMPCIPATAAPWAPGCPKLLIGNMPALDSNCKLMCNWGGVIQVVSPGQFTVQDG is encoded by the coding sequence ATGGGAGTCCAGGTCGTCATGGGGGCCATGCTGCAGTGCAGTTTCGGCGCGGCCCCTTCATCGATGGTGGTGTTGCCCACCAACAAGATCCTGGCCACCACGCCGGCGGCCAACATCATGGACAACAAGCCCATGCTGAACATCATGCCTTTCGGCGTGTGCACGTCCATGGCCAACCCCATGGTGGCCGCGGCGACGGCGGCGGCCATGGGGGTCCTCACGCCCATGCCGTGCATTCCCGCAACGGCCGCTCCCTGGGCGCCGGGTTGCCCCAAGCTGCTGATCGGCAACATGCCGGCCTTGGACAGCAACTGCAAACTCATGTGCAACTGGGGCGGCGTCATCCAGGTCGTCTCCCCTGGTCAGTTCACGGTGCAAGATGGCTGA
- a CDS encoding AMP-binding protein, whose protein sequence is MIFDVRKILEQLETGTPADTGVPVWQQQSWEDPEGFAAALAVAHVGRGAPLKSRAGQHYDFFHDLVVRHGNTDRVALRSYDRRSGWQVLTYRQLHEQASRRATEWARQGVKAGAKVCLFYSVGNELLISLVAALGLGACISFLPPQGRRFIARRLAALAPDHVAAEPHQVLLLEGFEKKLLNNQGQASPAFTSHTYKPAEPVGLLFSPLVEPPGTPAPLLAEDAWRGALVDGLLTFGVGPGEHLAAPGFHPLQHLPAFLFTTLLRGATYLHLELPDIEANPALLTEHPVRALGVTPALRDVLLRTRTQLKNVAHWFRNPEEPIDWQSWRAWVKQCGLSTVPSSNVLVEPSAGGAVLVSPRRVRDVHTEAPPAPGRRWALHDVNMSGQEAPGDLGVFTLLPDKERPPAYLVLTRSYGLYHYGGRGRRGGKGVSTRPSRSPRPFRSSPSCAAPPWCPLPRAVSLATTATCCSSSRVPRRSRRISGCRRSAAGSSSSWGRSTCPTGPSSSPSILARWTGRWTRPGVTPST, encoded by the coding sequence ATGATCTTCGACGTCAGGAAGATCCTCGAGCAACTCGAGACGGGCACCCCCGCTGACACGGGGGTGCCGGTCTGGCAGCAGCAGAGCTGGGAGGATCCGGAGGGTTTCGCCGCCGCGCTGGCCGTGGCACATGTGGGCCGCGGTGCTCCGCTCAAGAGCCGCGCGGGCCAGCACTACGACTTCTTCCACGATCTCGTCGTCCGCCACGGCAACACGGACCGCGTGGCGCTGCGCAGCTATGACCGCAGGAGCGGCTGGCAGGTGCTGACCTACCGCCAGTTGCACGAGCAGGCCTCGCGGCGGGCCACCGAGTGGGCTCGGCAGGGCGTCAAGGCTGGCGCCAAGGTGTGCCTGTTCTATTCCGTTGGCAACGAGCTGCTCATCTCGCTCGTGGCCGCCCTGGGCCTGGGTGCTTGCATCAGCTTCCTGCCGCCCCAGGGCCGGCGCTTCATCGCGCGCCGCCTGGCCGCGCTCGCGCCGGACCACGTCGCCGCCGAGCCGCATCAGGTGCTGCTGCTGGAGGGCTTCGAGAAGAAGCTGCTCAACAACCAGGGGCAGGCCTCTCCCGCCTTCACCTCGCACACCTACAAGCCGGCCGAGCCCGTGGGTCTGCTCTTCTCGCCCCTGGTGGAGCCCCCCGGTACCCCGGCTCCGCTCCTCGCGGAGGACGCCTGGCGTGGGGCGCTGGTGGACGGGCTGCTCACCTTCGGCGTCGGTCCCGGGGAGCACCTGGCCGCGCCCGGCTTCCACCCCCTGCAGCACCTGCCGGCCTTTCTTTTCACCACGCTGCTGCGCGGGGCCACGTACCTCCACCTTGAGCTGCCGGACATCGAAGCCAACCCCGCGCTGCTCACCGAGCACCCCGTGCGTGCGCTCGGCGTCACCCCCGCGCTGCGGGACGTGCTGTTGCGCACCCGCACACAGCTCAAGAACGTGGCCCACTGGTTCCGCAACCCCGAGGAGCCCATCGACTGGCAGTCCTGGCGCGCCTGGGTGAAGCAGTGCGGACTGTCCACGGTTCCGTCCTCCAACGTGCTCGTGGAGCCGTCTGCTGGAGGCGCGGTGCTCGTCTCACCGCGGCGGGTGAGGGACGTGCACACAGAGGCACCTCCCGCCCCTGGGCGCCGTTGGGCACTGCATGACGTCAACATGAGCGGCCAGGAGGCGCCAGGAGACCTGGGTGTCTTCACCCTGCTGCCAGACAAGGAGCGTCCGCCCGCCTACCTGGTCCTCACGCGCTCCTATGGCCTGTACCACTACGGGGGCCGCGGACGGCGAGGAGGGAAGGGCGTGTCTACCCGGCCGTCGAGGTCGCCGAGGCCGTTCAGGAGCTCGCCTTCGTGCGCGGCGCCGCCGTGGTGCCCGCTCCCACGGGCGGTGTCGCTGGCCACTACCGCTACGTGCTGCTCGTCTTCACGGGTGCCCAGACGCAGCAGACGAATCTCTGGTTGCAGGAGGTCCGCCGCTGGCTCGAGCTCCAGCTGGGGGCGGAGCACCTGCCCGACCGGACCGAGTTCATCCCCCTCTATCCTCGCAAGGTGGACGGGCAGGTGGACGAGGCCTGGTGTCACACCCAGTACCTGA
- a CDS encoding choice-of-anchor D domain-containing protein, producing the protein MLRLDFLAAALCLAALASCAPSEPQGTVSANSLRRTSTAVVATTPFTVKWNGERAVPGDCLNCRTDWDYQCVVNTGSQSDIEYLAQTFRDPYPGAVVTGIKAKVYGRLIETTDGDHKETLTIQLNGQAIGGDYTSGDELACGSNRDCETPWERSASGTNAAITSYLRNADNTLRVGVTGSSGVVKYCLSHVELYFTYQPRTLEAVGLTDGSLSFGKQKIGTISRTLSVRVKNTGEATVRSITPSIRNATGGTFTVSSTAPFDLGSGATTTTAFSVTFTPTDPGGEASGILSFTSNEAGFPAGNPTLDIPLSGFGVASAADVSHASLTFASLRVGQTSAAQTVTVRNVGNVPTPTSSFNITGVSIGSGEPFDVTPKTGFPAVVAGTAGTTLSVTFKPVAAGVDQTGTLTILTDDPDRPEINVTLKGTGIKPTIALNPDPVTFAPQRVNTVSGWTTVLVRNDGSEQLDVSAVAIGSGPFEVSSTAGFSVAPGGTHNALQVRFKPTAEGVDQLGALTFTTNEPGRTTATFVLKGTGIKPTIALNPNPVTFAVPQRVDTSSEWLSLSVRNDGSERLDVSAVAIGSGPFEVSSTAGFSVAPGGAHSELKVRFKPTAEGVDQPGSITFTTNEPGRTTATFVLKGTGVKPTIALNPDPVTFVPQRVNTVSAWTTVSVRNDGSERLDVSAVAISSGPFEVSSNAGFSVAPGGTHNALQVRFKPTTEGENQPGVLTFTTNEPRRTTANFALSGSGVMPNLVVTPVTSSTSPLGFGEQRVDTISAPQTVTVSNSTGSGPIRITSVAIGSGEPFTVSSTDAFTLERGQSKTLSVTFRPTSETAATGTLTLTTDYTPLPTVTVSLSGKGIKPTLELSTTELSFGTQGVGSFSTPKPVTVRNIGSGTLRITSISVSSPSYELDSMVPFDLTETSREKTLSVTFHPLAQDSIPGSITLRTNDPAHDPVTITLSGNGQTELKVTPSTIGFGSVRVGAVGERQVTFTNEGPVPITLTKVLFISDSQFSVEGLGTPVELKPGFPSIPLRVKFKPTRAGDVSAVIQVESTANNSPHTLSVSGRGTEAKVQLSLPAYPSQTALDFGDVEVYSTRQEMVRLTNTGEATLDVTSAKVVSRLSDGGTVVSTAPFEYRGPGTRSDIAPDGGYIEFPVAFTPPENAAFSATLVINSNAVNNPVELPLIGNGAAARLELSRSTIAFGTQRLGAPSPTQRVYITNRGKAALKIQGFSFTNSDFAVSSPTPLPSPSSPIVVPGDGETLAVDLRFTPTTRGVVRGTLTVLSNAIDSVSSLSLEGTGLDGVITVEEPTTDINFGGVAVGSSSPKALVRIKNTGDFRLTLISAGIKDPSEDNPFIITGFNSGLTLYPGDVHEFFVTFRPLVNGYQSALVTIQSDSWLNPQRSLTVLGTGEGAEVELLRSSINFGKANVGQSAPQTLSIRNRGVRTLDIHEISFEKKAVLDGGISGTDDMSLDFNAGRTADGGSIFSGSGSVLLEPEASIVIDMKFSPTAVGLREARGVITSNAKTVRFDVSGQGTSPILKAEPAKLVISGVLLDNTSTAQQIKITNDGDGPVYLNGITLTQTGSAFMLTHSSVPIRLDPKAVETLLVTFRPTEAQPSAVAQLLVEPSLSSVPRILIPIEGKGVTQPITVESELDFGQQLIGSTSIPHTLHISNNTENVISLTGATVVAGTGCAQFKPEPLPTTSVELVNGEPVPLNVTFRPLDQSDVNCILRLSFSQGKPIDVALHGKGIPTVLSISPSPLDFGGVRIGTGAREEPITLLNLSSDPITLAKPEVQFPKGEPFLFDWASLEGLVLQPGVPVVKKVKYEPMTESFSDATVSFGTTIPLKPRAVEFKLQARATRSVLGADVTHLDFGRVALTAQAQTKTVTVTNKSAQPQRVLVKLKAIEASAFAFDSRGLSEAIPPEGSVTFSVAFDPDKVGEAENEVQVWVQDAAEPELQIPVTGFGQSLTGSGGGCSCGSTEAGSAGMLMLLALVGLGSRRRRHE; encoded by the coding sequence GTGCTCCGACTCGATTTCCTGGCTGCCGCCCTGTGCCTCGCGGCGCTTGCCTCCTGTGCTCCTTCGGAACCACAGGGGACGGTTTCAGCGAACTCGCTGCGGCGGACGTCCACAGCGGTTGTCGCGACCACTCCCTTCACCGTGAAGTGGAACGGAGAGCGGGCAGTGCCTGGAGACTGCCTCAACTGCCGCACCGATTGGGATTACCAGTGTGTGGTGAACACCGGCAGCCAATCCGACATCGAGTATCTGGCGCAGACCTTCCGGGACCCGTATCCCGGCGCGGTGGTGACGGGGATCAAGGCGAAGGTGTACGGCCGGCTCATCGAGACAACTGACGGGGATCACAAGGAAACGCTCACCATCCAGCTGAATGGTCAGGCCATCGGTGGCGATTACACCTCTGGGGATGAGCTCGCGTGTGGTTCGAACAGAGATTGTGAGACGCCCTGGGAGAGAAGCGCTTCCGGCACCAATGCTGCCATCACCAGCTACCTCCGCAATGCTGATAATACATTGAGAGTAGGGGTCACCGGTTCTAGTGGTGTCGTTAAATATTGCCTCTCGCATGTCGAGCTCTACTTCACCTACCAGCCACGGACCCTCGAGGCCGTAGGCCTTACCGACGGCAGCCTGAGCTTTGGCAAGCAGAAGATTGGCACCATCAGCCGTACGCTGAGTGTGAGGGTGAAAAACACCGGTGAAGCGACCGTGAGGTCGATCACTCCCTCCATTCGCAACGCCACCGGCGGGACCTTTACCGTCTCATCGACGGCACCATTCGATCTGGGCTCGGGAGCAACCACTACTACGGCGTTCTCGGTGACGTTCACGCCCACGGACCCAGGAGGCGAGGCCTCGGGAATCCTCTCCTTCACCAGCAATGAAGCGGGCTTTCCCGCTGGCAATCCAACCCTGGACATCCCGCTCTCCGGATTTGGAGTGGCGTCCGCCGCCGATGTGAGCCACGCATCGCTCACCTTCGCCTCACTGCGCGTGGGTCAGACCAGCGCGGCGCAGACGGTGACGGTGCGCAACGTGGGCAACGTGCCCACCCCCACGTCCTCGTTCAACATCACCGGGGTTTCCATTGGCTCCGGCGAGCCTTTCGACGTGACCCCGAAGACGGGATTCCCGGCCGTGGTGGCGGGTACCGCCGGCACGACACTCTCCGTGACGTTCAAGCCCGTGGCCGCGGGCGTGGACCAGACGGGCACTTTGACCATCCTCACCGATGACCCGGACAGGCCGGAGATCAACGTCACCCTGAAGGGCACGGGCATCAAGCCCACCATTGCGCTCAATCCAGACCCGGTCACTTTCGCGCCACAGCGTGTCAATACCGTCAGTGGGTGGACGACGGTATTGGTGCGCAACGATGGCAGCGAGCAGCTGGATGTGAGCGCCGTGGCCATCGGAAGTGGGCCTTTCGAGGTGTCCTCGACCGCGGGGTTCTCCGTGGCGCCCGGGGGCACTCACAATGCACTCCAGGTGAGGTTCAAGCCCACGGCCGAGGGGGTGGATCAGCTGGGGGCTCTCACGTTCACCACCAACGAACCAGGCAGGACCACAGCCACCTTCGTCCTGAAGGGCACGGGCATCAAGCCCACCATCGCGCTCAATCCAAACCCGGTCACCTTTGCCGTGCCGCAGCGTGTGGATACCAGCAGCGAGTGGCTGTCGCTGTCGGTGCGCAATGATGGCAGCGAGCGGCTGGACGTCAGCGCCGTGGCCATTGGCAGTGGACCCTTCGAGGTGTCTTCGACCGCAGGGTTCTCCGTGGCGCCCGGGGGGGCCCACAGTGAGCTCAAGGTGAGGTTCAAGCCCACGGCCGAGGGCGTGGACCAACCAGGCTCCATTACCTTCACCACCAATGAGCCGGGCAGGACCACGGCCACCTTCGTCTTGAAGGGCACGGGCGTGAAGCCCACGATTGCGCTCAATCCAGACCCGGTCACCTTCGTGCCGCAGCGCGTGAATACCGTCAGCGCGTGGACGACGGTGTCGGTGCGCAATGATGGCAGCGAGCGGCTGGACGTCAGCGCCGTGGCCATCAGCAGCGGGCCCTTCGAGGTGTCCTCGAACGCCGGGTTCTCCGTGGCGCCCGGGGGCACTCACAATGCACTCCAGGTGAGGTTCAAGCCCACGACCGAGGGAGAGAACCAGCCGGGTGTCCTCACCTTCACCACCAACGAACCGCGCAGGACCACTGCCAACTTCGCCTTGTCGGGCTCGGGCGTGATGCCCAATCTCGTGGTGACTCCCGTGACCAGCTCGACCAGCCCGCTCGGCTTTGGCGAGCAGCGGGTGGACACCATCAGCGCACCCCAGACGGTGACGGTGAGCAATTCCACGGGAAGCGGTCCCATTCGCATCACCTCCGTCGCCATTGGTTCTGGCGAGCCCTTCACGGTTTCCTCCACCGATGCGTTCACGCTGGAGAGGGGACAGAGCAAGACGCTCTCGGTGACGTTCCGTCCCACTTCCGAGACCGCGGCCACGGGTACGCTCACCCTCACCACGGATTACACGCCCCTGCCCACCGTCACGGTGTCCCTGTCTGGCAAGGGAATCAAGCCCACACTCGAGCTGAGCACCACGGAACTCAGCTTTGGCACCCAAGGCGTGGGATCGTTCAGTACGCCCAAGCCGGTGACCGTGCGCAACATTGGCAGTGGTACCCTTCGCATCACCTCGATCAGCGTGAGCAGTCCATCCTATGAGCTCGACTCGATGGTGCCGTTCGACCTGACGGAGACCAGCAGGGAAAAGACACTTTCGGTGACGTTCCACCCCCTCGCACAGGACTCGATCCCGGGGTCCATCACCCTCCGTACCAACGACCCGGCGCATGACCCGGTCACCATCACCCTCTCGGGCAATGGACAGACCGAGCTCAAGGTGACCCCCTCCACCATCGGCTTCGGGAGTGTGCGTGTGGGGGCGGTGGGCGAGCGGCAAGTCACCTTCACGAACGAAGGTCCGGTCCCCATCACGCTCACAAAGGTGTTGTTCATCTCCGACTCCCAGTTCTCTGTGGAGGGGCTCGGTACTCCGGTAGAGCTCAAGCCCGGCTTTCCCAGCATCCCCCTCAGGGTGAAGTTCAAGCCCACCAGAGCGGGGGACGTGAGTGCAGTCATCCAGGTGGAGAGTACCGCCAATAATAGCCCGCACACGTTGAGTGTCTCGGGGAGGGGCACCGAAGCAAAGGTGCAGCTCTCGCTTCCCGCGTATCCCAGCCAGACCGCGCTCGACTTCGGAGACGTCGAGGTCTACAGCACCAGGCAGGAGATGGTGCGGCTCACGAATACTGGAGAAGCGACGCTCGATGTAACAAGTGCCAAGGTCGTCAGCAGACTGTCAGATGGTGGTACCGTCGTTTCGACCGCTCCTTTCGAATACCGTGGCCCAGGCACGCGCAGCGACATTGCGCCTGATGGCGGGTACATCGAGTTTCCGGTGGCCTTCACACCTCCGGAGAATGCCGCTTTCTCCGCGACCCTCGTCATCAACTCGAACGCCGTCAACAATCCGGTGGAGCTCCCCCTGATTGGCAACGGCGCCGCTGCGCGCCTTGAGCTGTCCAGGAGCACCATTGCGTTCGGCACTCAGCGTCTGGGGGCGCCCAGCCCAACCCAGCGTGTGTACATCACGAACCGAGGCAAGGCCGCGCTCAAAATCCAGGGGTTCTCCTTCACGAACTCGGATTTTGCCGTCTCGTCTCCTACACCACTTCCTTCTCCAAGCTCCCCCATCGTGGTCCCAGGGGATGGAGAAACACTTGCAGTCGACTTGAGGTTCACGCCTACGACGCGGGGGGTCGTGCGTGGCACCTTGACGGTTCTCAGCAATGCCATCGATTCTGTCTCGTCCCTGTCGTTGGAAGGAACGGGGCTCGATGGAGTCATCACTGTGGAGGAGCCCACCACCGATATCAACTTCGGGGGGGTGGCGGTGGGTTCCTCCTCCCCGAAGGCACTGGTGAGAATCAAGAATACGGGCGATTTCCGGTTGACACTCATCAGCGCTGGGATCAAGGACCCCTCAGAGGATAACCCATTCATCATCACGGGATTCAATAGTGGGTTGACGCTGTATCCGGGGGATGTGCACGAATTCTTCGTGACGTTCAGGCCCCTCGTGAACGGCTATCAGAGCGCGCTCGTGACCATCCAGAGCGACTCCTGGCTCAATCCCCAGCGCAGTCTGACGGTGTTGGGCACGGGCGAGGGCGCTGAGGTGGAGTTGCTCCGCTCGAGCATCAACTTTGGCAAGGCCAATGTGGGGCAGTCCGCCCCGCAGACATTGTCAATCAGGAACAGGGGCGTGAGGACTCTGGACATCCATGAAATCTCCTTCGAAAAGAAAGCCGTCCTGGATGGAGGGATCTCGGGAACCGATGATATGTCGTTGGATTTCAATGCTGGCCGCACTGCCGACGGCGGTAGTATCTTCTCGGGGTCGGGGTCCGTGTTGTTGGAGCCCGAGGCCAGCATTGTTATCGATATGAAGTTCTCCCCGACAGCGGTGGGCCTTCGGGAGGCCAGAGGCGTCATTACGTCGAATGCCAAGACCGTCAGGTTCGACGTCTCGGGTCAGGGGACTTCGCCCATTCTGAAAGCGGAGCCTGCGAAGCTGGTGATTTCAGGCGTCCTTCTGGATAACACCTCCACAGCCCAGCAAATCAAGATCACCAACGATGGTGACGGTCCGGTCTACCTCAATGGGATAACGCTGACCCAGACGGGCAGCGCATTCATGCTGACGCATTCCAGCGTGCCCATTCGCCTGGACCCAAAGGCAGTCGAGACGTTGCTGGTGACATTCAGGCCGACCGAGGCGCAGCCCTCGGCCGTGGCCCAGTTGCTCGTGGAGCCAAGCCTTTCAAGCGTCCCGCGTATCTTGATTCCCATAGAAGGTAAAGGGGTCACTCAGCCCATCACCGTGGAATCGGAGTTGGATTTCGGACAGCAACTCATCGGTAGCACTTCCATCCCGCACACCCTGCACATCTCCAATAATACGGAGAACGTCATCAGTCTCACGGGGGCGACGGTGGTGGCGGGAACGGGTTGTGCGCAGTTCAAACCGGAGCCGCTGCCAACAACATCGGTCGAGTTGGTTAACGGTGAACCGGTGCCTCTGAATGTGACCTTCAGACCGCTGGACCAGAGCGATGTGAATTGTATTCTGCGGCTCTCCTTCAGTCAGGGGAAGCCGATAGATGTCGCTCTACATGGGAAGGGAATCCCGACGGTACTTTCCATCAGTCCCTCGCCGCTGGATTTTGGTGGAGTTCGTATTGGAACCGGTGCACGGGAGGAGCCGATCACCCTGCTGAATCTGAGCAGTGATCCGATCACCCTCGCAAAGCCGGAGGTGCAATTCCCCAAGGGCGAACCCTTCCTCTTTGACTGGGCTTCTTTGGAGGGCCTGGTGCTCCAGCCCGGAGTGCCTGTCGTCAAGAAGGTGAAGTACGAGCCAATGACGGAGTCCTTTTCCGACGCTACCGTGTCTTTCGGTACGACCATTCCGCTGAAGCCCCGGGCCGTGGAATTCAAGCTGCAGGCCAGGGCGACCAGAAGTGTCCTCGGTGCCGATGTGACCCATCTGGATTTTGGCAGGGTAGCGCTGACCGCGCAGGCTCAGACCAAGACCGTCACCGTCACCAACAAGTCAGCCCAACCACAGCGTGTGTTGGTGAAGTTGAAAGCGATCGAGGCGTCTGCTTTTGCTTTCGATTCGAGGGGCTTGTCAGAGGCCATTCCGCCAGAGGGAAGCGTGACCTTCTCGGTGGCCTTTGATCCCGACAAGGTGGGCGAGGCCGAAAACGAGGTACAGGTCTGGGTGCAGGACGCCGCCGAGCCCGAATTGCAGATACCCGTGACGGGATTTGGCCAAAGTCTGACGGGCTCGGGCGGTGGCTGCTCCTGCGGCAGCACCGAGGCGGGAAGCGCGGGGATGCTGATGCTGCTGGCGCTGGTGGGTCTGGGCTCGCGGCGGCGGCGGCACGAGTAG
- a CDS encoding OmpA family protein: MAAALLAGSLASAQSTEQLPGFDLERLETNVGRGTLLVGNGELLVPGGLSVSLLGHYQRLPLVLSDGAQDLRVVQDRATGLLAASYGVLPWLELSAQVPFVLWQQGDDPSLVGLAPLAAQGLGTPVLQARLGLLSRRQQQPVDLSADLGVGLPVGTGLALAGDAGPRFHARMVVGTTLGWLQPSLEAGVLFRPSVALASTEQAARQGATSEIRLGAALATTGKGLRGELGLRTTLAPQVSMELLGGVRFPLLVGLDAFVLGGPGVGGALGTPLFRVLAGVAFRSEPPPRISFLDPNADRDFQLTLAKPQPPPEDNPVRPVGTHELYVTRDDSPDTSADGTPREPPRPYQPGPQERLVLRGEVHFTQGAAELSGVVPLLDQAVLRVLEQTRGATIVIEGHADSEGTDTSNMLMSLRRAQAVRRYLIDQGVPATRVRIRGFGSSWPVSAQPATEQERQLNRRAEVLVLTEEPKAPVTQAPAP, encoded by the coding sequence ATGGCCGCGGCGCTGCTGGCGGGCTCGCTAGCGTCGGCGCAGTCCACCGAGCAGTTGCCGGGCTTCGACCTGGAGCGGTTGGAGACGAATGTGGGACGCGGCACGTTGCTGGTCGGCAACGGAGAGCTGCTGGTGCCCGGGGGCCTGAGCGTGAGCCTCCTGGGGCACTACCAGCGCCTGCCCCTGGTGCTGAGCGACGGAGCCCAGGATCTGCGGGTGGTGCAGGACAGGGCCACCGGACTGCTCGCCGCCAGCTACGGCGTGTTGCCGTGGCTCGAGCTGAGCGCCCAGGTGCCCTTCGTGCTCTGGCAACAGGGGGATGATCCGAGCCTAGTGGGCCTGGCACCGCTGGCGGCCCAGGGGCTCGGCACCCCCGTACTCCAGGCGCGGTTGGGGTTGCTCTCGCGGCGCCAGCAGCAACCCGTGGACCTGTCGGCGGACCTGGGTGTGGGCCTGCCGGTGGGCACCGGGCTGGCACTGGCCGGCGATGCGGGGCCTCGCTTCCACGCTCGCATGGTGGTGGGCACGACCTTGGGCTGGCTGCAACCCTCGCTCGAAGCGGGCGTGCTGTTCCGCCCGTCCGTTGCCCTGGCCAGCACCGAGCAGGCAGCCAGGCAGGGCGCCACCTCCGAGATTCGTCTGGGGGCCGCGCTGGCGACCACGGGCAAGGGGCTCCGGGGAGAGCTGGGTCTGCGGACCACGCTCGCCCCCCAGGTGTCCATGGAGCTGCTCGGAGGCGTGCGCTTCCCACTGCTGGTCGGGTTGGATGCCTTCGTGCTGGGAGGCCCTGGCGTAGGCGGAGCCCTGGGAACACCTCTCTTCCGCGTGCTCGCCGGCGTCGCCTTCCGCAGTGAGCCTCCTCCCAGGATCTCCTTCCTCGACCCGAACGCGGATCGCGATTTCCAGCTCACCCTGGCCAAGCCCCAACCCCCACCGGAAGACAACCCGGTCCGTCCGGTTGGCACCCATGAGCTCTACGTCACCCGTGACGATTCACCAGACACCTCGGCCGATGGGACACCGCGGGAGCCACCTCGGCCCTACCAGCCCGGCCCCCAGGAGCGGCTCGTGCTGCGGGGAGAGGTTCACTTCACGCAAGGCGCCGCGGAGTTGTCGGGCGTGGTGCCCCTGTTGGATCAGGCCGTCCTGCGCGTGTTGGAACAGACCCGGGGGGCCACCATTGTCATCGAGGGACATGCGGATAGCGAGGGCACCGACACGTCCAACATGCTCATGTCGCTGCGGCGCGCCCAGGCCGTGCGGCGCTACCTGATCGACCAGGGTGTCCCCGCGACGCGAGTTCGTATCCGCGGCTTCGGCTCGAGCTGGCCCGTGAGCGCCCAACCCGCCACGGAGCAGGAGCGCCAGCTCAACCGCCGGGCCGAGGTGCTCGTCCTCACCGAGGAACCCAAGGCGCCGGTCACCCAGGCACCCGCGCCGTAA